The following proteins come from a genomic window of Nostoc sp. TCL26-01:
- a CDS encoding pyridoxine 5'-phosphate synthase has product MATLGVNIDHIATIRQARRTVEPDPVAAAVLAELGGADGITVHLREDRRHIQDRDVRLLRQTVRTHLNLEMAATDEMVGIALDIKPDYVTLVPEKREEVTTEGGLDIVGQIARMGEVVSKLQSANIPVSLFIDAEPAQIEASVKVQAKFIELHTGKYAEATNETSRHHELALLAAGCEQAIKAGLRVNAGHGLTYWNVHPVAILPGMEELNIGHTIISRAALVGIERAVREMKQAIKGAE; this is encoded by the coding sequence TTGGCTACTCTTGGTGTGAACATAGATCATATCGCTACTATCCGGCAAGCACGGCGGACGGTGGAACCAGATCCTGTGGCGGCGGCAGTACTAGCAGAATTAGGCGGTGCTGATGGGATTACAGTGCATTTGCGAGAAGATAGGCGGCATATCCAAGATAGGGATGTACGCTTGTTGCGACAGACAGTACGCACTCACCTCAATTTGGAAATGGCAGCTACGGATGAAATGGTGGGTATCGCTCTCGACATTAAACCTGATTATGTCACTCTAGTCCCCGAAAAACGCGAAGAAGTTACCACGGAAGGTGGTTTAGATATTGTTGGGCAAATTGCTAGAATGGGTGAGGTTGTCAGTAAATTACAAAGTGCTAATATTCCTGTGAGTTTATTTATTGATGCTGAACCTGCACAAATCGAAGCATCTGTCAAGGTGCAGGCAAAGTTTATCGAACTACACACTGGCAAATATGCTGAGGCAACCAATGAAACCAGCCGTCACCATGAACTAGCTTTATTAGCCGCAGGGTGTGAGCAAGCAATTAAAGCTGGATTGCGAGTTAACGCTGGTCATGGACTCACCTACTGGAATGTCCATCCTGTAGCCATACTACCAGGAATGGAAGAACTAAACATCGGTCACACCATCATCAGCCGGGCAGCTTTAGTTGGCATAGAAAGAGCTGTGCGGGAGATGAAACAGGCGATAAAAGGTGCTGAGTGA
- a CDS encoding SnoaL-like polyketide cyclase, whose translation MTATQSNSLPLWVQDRDQVIAESGDTQWRYQTPPDYSRSKENLAKESTRNHLEGTLEAIVQNLVRTFEMEVSFKTEPQQWLSVVNEQFRVSTNGGVEYTAADLAAQGTYNLFMADSQHYKASQESFESSAKIFHTTFPQGFPWEVLEVYSGPPNVTFKWRHWGHFQGTYKDYAPTGETIEIIGLSIARVTDDLKIISLEHYFDNTLFLDKLTAGGKTNSQTKGSSCPFSSWFKKSHKS comes from the coding sequence ATGACCGCAACACAATCTAACAGTCTTCCGCTTTGGGTGCAAGATAGAGATCAGGTGATTGCCGAAAGCGGGGATACCCAATGGCGTTATCAAACTCCACCAGATTATTCTCGCTCCAAGGAAAATCTTGCTAAGGAGAGTACACGCAATCATTTAGAAGGTACACTGGAGGCGATCGTCCAGAACTTAGTCAGAACCTTTGAGATGGAGGTATCTTTCAAAACTGAACCGCAGCAGTGGTTGTCAGTTGTGAATGAACAATTTCGTGTCAGTACCAATGGTGGAGTAGAGTACACAGCAGCAGATTTAGCAGCCCAAGGTACTTACAATCTGTTTATGGCGGATTCTCAACATTACAAAGCATCTCAAGAAAGCTTTGAATCATCCGCAAAAATCTTTCATACAACATTTCCTCAAGGCTTTCCCTGGGAGGTGCTAGAAGTTTACTCGGGTCCACCGAATGTCACATTCAAATGGCGACACTGGGGGCATTTTCAAGGTACATATAAAGATTATGCCCCGACTGGAGAGACAATAGAAATTATCGGTTTGAGCATTGCTCGCGTTACCGATGACCTGAAAATTATTTCCTTGGAACACTATTTTGACAACACGCTGTTTTTAGACAAACTGACAGCTGGTGGTAAAACCAATAGTCAAACTAAAGGAAGTAGCTGTCCTTTCAGTTCTTGGTTCAAAAAATCTCACAAGAGTTAG
- a CDS encoding MgPME-cyclase complex family protein: MQTYYYVLASRRFLLHEEPIEEVLKERTRHYHEQEKEIDFWLVSQPAFLEAPEMAEIKSRCPQPAAAIISTNPQFIIWLKLRLEYVITGEFQAPSDSIPNPVASLATA, from the coding sequence GTGCAAACATACTATTACGTTTTGGCTAGCCGGCGGTTTTTGTTACATGAAGAACCTATCGAAGAAGTTCTCAAAGAACGAACTCGTCACTACCATGAACAAGAAAAAGAGATTGATTTTTGGTTGGTTTCTCAACCAGCATTTTTAGAAGCGCCAGAAATGGCAGAAATTAAGTCTCGTTGTCCCCAGCCAGCCGCCGCAATTATTTCGACTAATCCTCAGTTTATTATTTGGCTCAAACTGCGTTTAGAGTACGTCATTACAGGAGAATTCCAGGCTCCTTCTGATAGCATACCCAATCCCGTGGCATCTTTGGCTACTGCGTAG
- a CDS encoding class I SAM-dependent methyltransferase: protein MAEARVRQQYDKLATIYDTRWQSYISNTLSFLKTWADISPQETVLDVACGTGEFERLILSENPLQQMVGVDISESMLAIAKQKCSSYPQLSFYNASAASLPFANDSFDVIVSASSFHYFDNPNTVLQEMRRVLKPNGRLIILDWCRDYLSCKLLDIILRIIDPAYKGCYNQNELHHLLTTADLSIRRSKRVRFGILWGLMIVTGEC from the coding sequence ATGGCTGAAGCTAGAGTTCGTCAGCAGTATGACAAATTGGCTACAATTTACGATACACGTTGGCAAAGTTATATATCTAACACATTATCCTTTCTGAAAACCTGGGCCGATATATCACCACAGGAGACTGTGCTGGATGTGGCGTGCGGGACTGGTGAGTTTGAAAGATTAATTTTGAGCGAGAACCCATTACAACAAATGGTTGGGGTAGATATTTCTGAGTCAATGCTGGCGATCGCCAAACAAAAATGTAGCTCTTACCCTCAACTTTCGTTTTACAATGCCAGTGCAGCATCCCTACCATTTGCTAATGATAGTTTTGATGTCATTGTCTCAGCTAGCTCCTTTCACTACTTTGACAACCCCAATACCGTACTACAGGAAATGAGACGAGTTCTCAAACCAAATGGTAGACTAATTATCTTAGATTGGTGTCGAGATTACCTATCGTGTAAACTACTAGACATCATACTCAGAATTATTGACCCAGCCTACAAAGGTTGTTACAACCAAAACGAACTCCACCACCTGCTAACAACCGCCGATTTATCAATTCGTCGTTCCAAAAGAGTCCGTTTCGGTATCTTGTGGGGCTTGATGATAGTGACAGGGGAGTGCTGA
- a CDS encoding helix-turn-helix transcriptional regulator, producing the protein MDEVKRKRLEAKGWKVGTVSEFLKTSKEEDALIEIKLALSRKLKEQRKKMMTQAELAEKIQSSQSRIANAENADASVSIELLIRAMLATGITLQEIGQVISQVG; encoded by the coding sequence ATGGATGAAGTAAAGAGAAAAAGATTAGAAGCAAAAGGTTGGAAAGTTGGAACTGTTTCAGAATTTTTAAAGACTTCAAAAGAAGAAGATGCTTTAATTGAGATTAAATTAGCTTTAAGTCGTAAGCTGAAAGAACAGCGCAAGAAAATGATGACACAAGCAGAATTAGCCGAAAAAATCCAATCCAGTCAATCCCGAATTGCCAATGCAGAAAATGCTGATGCTTCTGTTTCGATAGAACTATTAATTCGGGCAATGTTGGCAACAGGTATAACATTGCAAGAAATTGGACAAGTAATTTCCCAAGTCGGTTAA
- a CDS encoding divergent PAP2 family protein, giving the protein MQDIGDILDNRVLLVALVACFVAQGLKLFIELVKNRKLNVRVLVTTGGMPSAHSALVTALAAGVGQTLGWASPDFALATVFAIIVMYDAAGVRQAAGKQARILNQMIDELFHEKPDFSQDRLKELLGHTPVQVIAGSALGITIALLARVFLVVNSP; this is encoded by the coding sequence ATGCAGGACATAGGAGACATTTTAGACAATCGGGTGCTGCTGGTTGCTCTGGTAGCTTGTTTTGTAGCTCAAGGTTTAAAACTTTTTATTGAGCTAGTTAAAAATCGTAAACTGAATGTGCGCGTTTTAGTGACCACTGGCGGTATGCCTAGCGCCCATTCGGCTCTTGTAACAGCTCTTGCAGCTGGTGTTGGACAAACTCTTGGTTGGGCATCACCTGATTTTGCGTTGGCTACAGTTTTTGCCATCATTGTCATGTATGATGCGGCTGGAGTCCGTCAAGCTGCGGGTAAGCAAGCCCGTATCTTAAATCAAATGATTGATGAATTGTTTCACGAGAAACCAGATTTTAGTCAAGATAGACTCAAAGAATTGTTGGGACATACACCCGTACAAGTAATAGCGGGTTCGGCTTTGGGTATCACTATTGCTTTACTGGCTAGGGTTTTTTTAGTAGTTAATAGTCCATAG
- the crtE gene encoding geranylgeranyl diphosphate synthase CrtE yields MVAADNLQKMSEGAKFNLTAYLKERQKLCEAALDESIPVIYPEKIYESMRYSLLAGGKRLRPILCLATCEMMGGTIEMAMPTACAVEMIHTMSLIHDDLPAMDNDDYRRGRLTNHKVYGDDIAILAGDGLLAYAFELVATSTPENVARERVLQVIARLGRALGAAGLVGGQVVDLESEGKSDISLETLNFIHNHKTAALLEACVVCGGIIAGASPEDVQRLSRYAQNIGLAFQIIDDILDITATQEQLGKTAGKDLVAQKVTYPSLWGIEQSRVKAQQLIEAACAELEPFGEGAEPLKALAHFITSRNH; encoded by the coding sequence ATGGTAGCAGCTGATAACCTCCAGAAGATGTCAGAGGGAGCCAAATTTAACCTAACAGCTTATCTCAAAGAACGGCAAAAACTTTGTGAAGCTGCCCTAGATGAATCTATCCCTGTCATTTATCCCGAAAAGATTTATGAATCGATGCGCTACTCACTACTTGCTGGAGGTAAGCGCCTGCGTCCTATTCTTTGTCTTGCTACTTGCGAAATGATGGGCGGCACAATTGAAATGGCTATGCCAACAGCTTGTGCGGTGGAAATGATTCACACCATGTCTTTGATTCATGATGACCTACCGGCGATGGATAATGATGATTATCGTCGCGGTAGGTTGACAAATCACAAGGTTTATGGTGATGATATTGCAATTTTAGCTGGAGATGGCTTATTAGCCTACGCTTTTGAGCTAGTTGCCACCAGCACCCCAGAAAATGTTGCAAGAGAACGAGTCTTACAAGTAATTGCTCGTTTAGGACGAGCATTAGGGGCTGCTGGCTTAGTTGGTGGTCAAGTCGTTGACTTGGAATCAGAAGGTAAATCAGACATTTCTCTAGAAACACTGAATTTCATTCATAACCATAAAACAGCTGCCTTATTAGAAGCTTGTGTAGTCTGTGGCGGAATTATCGCTGGCGCATCACCTGAAGATGTCCAAAGACTCTCACGCTATGCTCAAAATATTGGATTAGCATTTCAAATCATCGACGATATTCTCGATATCACCGCTACCCAAGAGCAATTAGGCAAAACAGCAGGTAAAGACCTCGTTGCGCAAAAAGTCACCTATCCGAGTTTGTGGGGAATTGAACAATCTCGTGTCAAAGCTCAACAACTAATTGAAGCAGCCTGTGCAGAACTAGAACCTTTTGGAGAAGGTGCAGAACCACTCAAAGCACTTGCTCACTTCATCACTAGTCGCAATCATTAA
- the folD gene encoding bifunctional methylenetetrahydrofolate dehydrogenase/methenyltetrahydrofolate cyclohydrolase FolD → METKTAKTLDGKALAEKIHQELTSQITELQTKIGRPPGLAVLMVGDNPASAAYVRNKEKACAKVGIASFGQHFPQETSQEELEDVIESLNQDALVDGILVQLPLPEHLDAVKLLHQIAPDKDADGLHPVNLGRLVRGERGLRSCTPAGVMRLLQEYEISLRGKQAVVVGRSILVGKPMALMLLEADATVTIAHSRSHELKSITKNADVLIAAAGLPGLITADMVKPGAVVVDVGMNRVTDANGKSRLVGDVQFASTAGVAEYITPVPGGVGPMTVALLLQNTVASYLQTAKEQGKLNDK, encoded by the coding sequence ATGGAAACAAAAACTGCCAAAACTCTTGATGGTAAGGCTTTAGCTGAAAAAATTCACCAAGAACTTACATCACAAATCACAGAATTACAAACTAAAATTGGTCGTCCTCCTGGGTTGGCTGTGTTAATGGTTGGAGATAACCCAGCTTCAGCCGCCTATGTCCGTAACAAAGAAAAAGCTTGTGCCAAGGTGGGTATAGCTTCCTTTGGTCAGCATTTTCCACAAGAGACTAGCCAAGAAGAACTAGAGGATGTAATTGAGTCACTCAATCAAGATGCACTAGTGGATGGTATCTTGGTGCAACTACCCCTACCAGAGCATTTAGATGCGGTGAAACTACTGCATCAAATAGCGCCAGATAAAGACGCTGATGGACTACACCCAGTCAATCTAGGGCGATTAGTACGTGGGGAGAGGGGCTTACGCAGTTGCACACCAGCCGGAGTCATGCGGCTATTGCAAGAATATGAAATTTCTTTGCGGGGAAAGCAGGCTGTCGTGGTGGGCAGGAGTATTTTAGTTGGGAAACCAATGGCCTTGATGCTACTGGAAGCTGACGCTACGGTGACTATTGCTCACTCGCGATCGCATGAACTTAAATCTATCACCAAAAATGCCGATGTTCTCATTGCTGCCGCCGGTTTGCCAGGATTAATTACTGCTGACATGGTGAAACCTGGCGCTGTTGTGGTAGATGTGGGAATGAACCGCGTCACTGATGCTAATGGCAAGAGTCGTTTAGTTGGCGATGTCCAATTTGCATCAACTGCTGGTGTGGCTGAGTACATTACCCCAGTTCCCGGTGGTGTCGGCCCTATGACTGTGGCTTTGTTATTACAAAATACAGTCGCCAGCTATTTACAAACAGCAAAAGAGCAAGGAAAGCTAAATGATAAATGA
- a CDS encoding NUDIX hydrolase — translation MSKQPVHVAIAILYQDNKFLMQLRDNIPNIPYPGHWALFGGHIEPGETPDVAVKREILEEIGYTLPPFFEFGCYADDAVVRHVFHAPLLLEFHQLELNEGWDMGLLTPADIRKGNFYSANAGEEKPLGATPQKILLDFIGGQ, via the coding sequence ATGAGTAAACAACCAGTCCACGTAGCGATCGCTATTCTTTACCAAGATAATAAATTTCTCATGCAATTGCGGGATAATATTCCTAATATTCCCTATCCTGGTCATTGGGCGCTATTCGGCGGTCACATCGAACCCGGTGAAACACCAGATGTAGCAGTCAAGCGAGAAATCTTAGAGGAAATTGGCTATACTCTCCCACCTTTTTTTGAATTTGGTTGTTACGCTGATGATGCAGTTGTCCGCCATGTCTTTCACGCTCCCCTGTTGCTAGAATTTCATCAACTGGAGCTAAACGAAGGCTGGGACATGGGTTTATTAACACCAGCCGATATTCGTAAAGGTAATTTTTATTCGGCAAATGCTGGGGAAGAAAAACCATTAGGTGCTACACCCCAGAAAATTTTATTAGATTTTATTGGTGGTCAATAG
- a CDS encoding AI-2E family transporter, which translates to MQSINKLPKWLTIGLAFPVAILNGWLLLQFIQYFQPLVSIFTAAILLAFVLDYPIQFFQGRGVERNLAIVGVLLLAVVILVGLGLTLVPLLIEQLNELVNILPYWIDSGGQQIEAFQKWAATQQLPVNLSGLVTQILERVSSQLQSVTGKILGFAFDTIGVVVNVLLTVVLTIYMVLNGDRLWDGIYRWFPTHIGSKVRQILREDFHNYFIGQATLGAVLGVTVTLAFLALQVPLSLLFGLVIGLFSLFPFGTGIGIAIVSLLVALQNFWLGVEVLGVAVAIDQVNSNLIAPRILGNLTGLNPVWVVVSLLIGAKLGGVLGLLIAIPTASFIKDIADSWRAEEFDYQDNFELEAASVEIDGVKK; encoded by the coding sequence ATGCAATCGATTAACAAATTGCCTAAATGGTTAACTATTGGTTTGGCGTTTCCTGTCGCTATTCTCAATGGTTGGTTATTGCTTCAGTTTATACAGTATTTTCAACCTTTAGTCAGTATTTTTACTGCGGCTATTTTACTAGCTTTTGTTTTGGACTACCCAATTCAGTTTTTCCAAGGGCGGGGGGTAGAACGTAACTTGGCGATTGTGGGGGTGTTGCTGTTGGCTGTGGTGATTTTGGTGGGTTTAGGGCTGACTTTAGTACCTTTGCTCATAGAACAGCTAAACGAACTGGTAAATATTCTGCCCTATTGGATTGATTCTGGTGGACAACAGATTGAAGCGTTTCAAAAATGGGCGGCGACACAGCAGTTACCTGTGAATTTGAGTGGTTTAGTGACGCAAATTTTAGAGAGAGTTTCTAGTCAGTTGCAGTCTGTGACTGGAAAAATTCTAGGTTTTGCTTTTGATACTATCGGTGTTGTGGTCAACGTTTTGCTGACAGTGGTGTTGACTATCTATATGGTATTAAATGGCGATCGCTTATGGGATGGAATATATCGGTGGTTTCCCACTCATATTGGCTCTAAGGTACGGCAAATTTTACGAGAGGATTTCCATAATTACTTTATCGGTCAAGCCACCTTGGGAGCTGTGCTTGGGGTGACAGTCACGCTGGCATTTTTAGCACTACAAGTCCCCTTGTCTTTACTGTTTGGGTTGGTAATCGGGTTGTTTTCGCTTTTCCCTTTTGGTACAGGGATAGGAATTGCGATTGTTAGTCTACTGGTAGCGTTGCAAAACTTTTGGCTAGGGGTAGAAGTTTTAGGTGTAGCTGTTGCTATTGATCAGGTAAATTCTAATTTGATTGCACCACGTATTCTTGGTAATTTAACTGGTCTAAATCCTGTATGGGTAGTTGTTTCCTTATTAATAGGAGCTAAGTTAGGTGGTGTTTTAGGCTTATTAATTGCTATTCCTACCGCTAGCTTTATCAAAGATATAGCAGATAGTTGGCGGGCTGAGGAATTTGATTACCAAGATAATTTTGAGTTAGAAGCTGCAAGTGTGGAAATAGATGGGGTAAAAAAATAA
- a CDS encoding glutathione binding-like protein, which yields MIDLYYWPTPNGHKITIFLEEVGLPYNLIPVNIGAGDQFKPEFLQISPNNRMPAIIDHDPTDKSEPISVFESGAILLYLAEKTGKLIPENVRERVEVLQWLFWQMGGLGPMAGQNHHFSQYAPEKIEYAINRYVNETGRLYAVLNKRLADREFVAGDYSIADIAAYPWIVPHELQSQNLDNFPNLKRWFETIKARPATIRAYEKAEVLKNQAIDIEKSRNVLFNQSANTVQR from the coding sequence ATGATTGACCTTTACTATTGGCCAACTCCCAACGGCCACAAAATCACCATCTTTCTCGAAGAAGTTGGCTTACCTTACAACCTCATTCCGGTAAACATCGGTGCTGGTGACCAATTCAAGCCAGAGTTCTTGCAAATATCGCCCAACAATCGGATGCCAGCAATTATCGATCATGACCCAACCGATAAGAGTGAACCGATTTCTGTGTTTGAGTCTGGTGCTATATTACTATACTTGGCAGAAAAAACCGGAAAATTGATTCCTGAAAATGTCAGAGAGCGTGTGGAGGTTTTACAGTGGTTATTTTGGCAAATGGGAGGCTTAGGGCCAATGGCTGGACAAAATCACCACTTTAGTCAGTATGCTCCCGAAAAGATTGAGTATGCAATTAACCGCTACGTCAATGAGACGGGACGTTTGTATGCAGTGCTAAACAAACGACTAGCCGATAGAGAGTTTGTCGCTGGTGATTATTCGATTGCGGATATTGCTGCTTACCCTTGGATTGTCCCTCATGAACTTCAAAGCCAAAATTTAGATAATTTCCCCAACCTCAAGCGCTGGTTTGAGACGATTAAAGCACGTCCAGCCACAATTCGCGCCTACGAGAAAGCAGAAGTTTTGAAAAATCAGGCGATAGATATTGAAAAGTCCAGAAATGTGCTATTCAATCAGTCTGCAAATACAGTTCAGCGCTGA
- the dacB gene encoding D-alanyl-D-alanine carboxypeptidase/D-alanyl-D-alanine-endopeptidase translates to MVSRKITTTLMLLFVGTHISITQQTVQAQTPTAPTTTTKSICQSQLGTAIDAVVNRPLFNRVRWGILVQPLSSAQNLYSRDAEKYFTPASNTKLLTTAAALQQLGADFRIRTSIYQNTNGNLTVVGRGDPSLSDTQLQALAQQLKQQGITRIQELTADDSYIQGDIVNSTWQWEDIQSDYGAPVSSFIVNQNVFGLKIIPQAVGKAAQLQWNDLNESRQWLVVNQSVTVAENQPSYINVTRDLTGKVLRIQGQVAAKSTPYLVELPVVDPNYYFLRRFRTTLATAKINLGKTFVASGNTNQKEVAFVQSLPLSQLLMETNQNSNNLYAESILRALAFKQPRVQNKSTADIALEALNKSLTQLGVDPTTYKLVDGSGLSRRNLITPEALVKTLQGIAKTPAANVFRASLPVAGKSGTLSSRFRNTPAAGIVQAKTGTLSGAVSLSGYVNPPQYEPLAFSILVNQSEQPASVLRQAMDEIVVLLAQLQRC, encoded by the coding sequence ATGGTATCCAGAAAGATTACTACTACCTTGATGCTGCTGTTTGTTGGTACTCACATCAGTATTACTCAACAAACCGTTCAAGCACAAACCCCCACTGCACCCACAACGACGACAAAATCAATTTGTCAATCTCAACTAGGAACAGCCATAGATGCAGTAGTAAATCGTCCTTTATTTAATCGGGTACGCTGGGGAATTTTAGTTCAACCCTTGTCATCGGCGCAAAATCTTTATAGCCGAGATGCCGAGAAATATTTTACTCCAGCGTCTAATACAAAATTGCTGACTACAGCAGCAGCATTGCAACAACTTGGTGCAGATTTTCGGATTCGTACTTCAATTTATCAAAATACTAACGGTAATTTAACTGTTGTCGGTAGGGGAGATCCCAGTCTCAGTGATACTCAATTACAAGCATTAGCCCAACAATTGAAACAGCAGGGGATCACAAGAATTCAAGAGTTAACTGCTGATGATAGTTATATTCAAGGAGATATTGTTAACTCTACTTGGCAATGGGAAGATATACAGTCAGATTATGGTGCGCCAGTCAGTAGTTTTATTGTCAATCAAAATGTTTTTGGCTTAAAAATCATCCCCCAAGCTGTTGGTAAAGCTGCACAATTACAATGGAATGATCTGAATGAATCTAGACAATGGTTAGTTGTGAATCAATCAGTCACAGTTGCTGAGAATCAACCAAGCTATATTAATGTTACCCGCGATTTAACTGGAAAAGTTTTACGTATTCAAGGGCAAGTAGCAGCTAAGTCCACTCCATATTTAGTAGAGTTGCCAGTAGTTGATCCTAACTATTATTTCCTCAGAAGATTTCGTACTACTTTAGCAACAGCAAAAATTAACTTAGGGAAAACATTCGTGGCATCTGGTAATACTAATCAGAAGGAAGTGGCGTTTGTTCAGTCGTTGCCTCTATCGCAATTATTAATGGAAACTAATCAAAATAGTAATAATCTTTATGCTGAGTCAATATTAAGAGCCTTGGCTTTTAAACAACCAAGAGTACAAAATAAAAGTACTGCTGATATTGCTTTAGAAGCGCTCAACAAAAGCTTAACTCAATTAGGAGTTGATCCCACAACATATAAGTTAGTAGATGGTTCTGGTTTGTCACGACGTAATTTAATTACTCCAGAAGCATTAGTCAAGACTTTGCAAGGAATCGCCAAAACCCCAGCAGCAAATGTGTTTCGTGCTTCGTTACCTGTAGCTGGTAAGAGTGGTACTTTAAGTAGTCGCTTTCGTAACACTCCCGCAGCCGGAATTGTCCAAGCCAAAACCGGCACATTAAGCGGTGCAGTTTCCCTATCAGGATATGTGAATCCACCTCAATATGAGCCTTTAGCTTTTAGTATTCTGGTAAATCAATCAGAACAACCTGCGAGTGTTTTACGGCAAGCAATGGATGAAATAGTTGTGTTGTTGGCACAATTACAGCGTTGTTAA